A single Ziziphus jujuba cultivar Dongzao chromosome 11, ASM3175591v1 DNA region contains:
- the LOC107409188 gene encoding uncharacterized protein LOC107409188, whose protein sequence is MDDFDFKQAVTTLNPVIKEVVSARVETECVYGNVQFDNVTKGITQTMSDDLQSAEVKRRKCVRIMEDYMTSFGTMGMNHQEWFLERLMVINPPKIDNREIRKAEREKYDFYVVEVNSDDEVDEMSLTATYKNKYLFESSLSEVYDYPLAKGYTDLETYKVNLQSLIREMIKEEFPYDEFARHVVRILLTDGPMAGKLPLLERLLQFKQLASCMTVFDGVRKRLLEDVQRRKLLGGRMLSGEALKDSEEGFGDEDSKEVSEKAVQGEEDTKGIAEDAVQDKDQDKGAA, encoded by the exons ATGGACGATTTTGATTTCAAACAAGCGGTGACAACTCTGAATCCTGTTATTAAAGAGGTTGTCAGTGCCCGTGTTGAGACAGAGTGTGTCTATGGAAACGTGCAGTTCGACAATGTGACAAAGGGTATTACCCAGACTATGTCGGATGATCTTCAAAGTGCCGAGGTTAAAAGGAGAAAGTGCGTTAGAATTATGGAAGATTATATGACTTCATTTGGTACTATGGGTATGAACCATCAAGAATGGTTTTTGGAAAGGCTAATGGTTATCAATCCTCCAAAGATTGATAACAGGGAAATTCGAAAGGCTGAACGTGAAAAGtatgatttttatgttgttgaG GTAAACAGTGACGATGAGGTCGATGAGATGAGTCTGACTGCAACTTATaagaataaatatttgtttgaatCTAGCCTTTCTGAAGTGTATGATTATCCCCTTGCAAAAGGTTATACTGATTTGGAGACTTATAAGGTGAACTTGCAGTCTTTGATACGTGAGATGATTAAGGAAGAGTTTCCGTATGATGAATTTGCTCGACATGTTGTAAGGATCCTTTTAACTGATGGACCAATGGCGGGCAAGCTGCCTTTACTGGAACGACTACTGCAGTTTAAACAGCTTGCTTCTTGCATGACTGTTTTTGATGGTGTGAGGAAGAGACTTCTTGAGGATGTTCAGAGGAGAAAATTATTAGGAGGTAGAATGCTGTCTGGGGAAGCTCTCAAGGACTCTGAAGAGGGATTTGGAGATGAGGACTCAAAAGAAGTGTCTGAGAAAGCTGTTCAAGGGGAGGAGGACACTAAAGGTATAGCTGAGGATGCTGTTCAGGATAAGGACCAAGATAAAGGGGCAGCTTAG
- the LOC107407438 gene encoding CDK5RAP3-like protein, with protein MQSPEDIRNLPIDITFSRLVEWLVDRKRIPADWRKRFTAVRARIAKEFASLPKDIDPYFQTLDPEGIGYLEAKQIYGILLKSTPESRNIFGRLSGAAGAWEAIVRSFEKDYVYLGEAALTMVQNVNYEIPYQKKQVQKIQQHLAELERKEADIKRNAALSAAKYAEACQELGLQGKNVRLELLETAKSLPSTFSRILEVLNSDSTSQAMDYYSNFVRDAHTEMDKSIKVLPNLRDIREHPPSLNVSVGVDIVDPVNVQSSYNESDNARDMDISADTIDWDISVESSQIDWDIGTVEETDDTGNGLGPYEIVNASEILQSSSPNDVVESDHFPSNKGVSDQLPEISVSEISWDISVETPQVDMIDDLNLPNIGSENQKYVLGRLTQTTETTETKEGRSQLLETEYRNKILDDLYEIKSFLNQRLMELRNEDTLSLQHQVQAVAPFVLQQYAPDAIDTMLHDISLAISLLTNRKTRDLIMILNSKRFLDRLVSTLEEKKHHEVKLKDGLKDLTIKRMELQNSLSSSWPKQEAALAKTRELKKLCESTLSSMFDGRPVNIIGEINALLTSGLGA; from the exons ATGCAAAGTCCAGAGGATATTCGGAATCTCCCCATCGATATCACCTTTTCTCGTCTCGTAG AATGGCTGGTTGATCGGAAGAGAATACCAGCCGATTGGAGAAAACGATTCACTGCAGTAAGAGCTCGAATAGCGAAAGAATTCGCGTCGCTTCCGAAAGATATCGATCCCTATTTCCAGACATTAGACCCTGAAG GAATTGGTTACTTGGAGGCTAAACAAATATATGGTATTCTTCTAAAGTCTACTCCAGAAAGCCGGAATATATTTGGCAGGTTATCTGGTGCCGCT gGTGCTTGGGAGGCAATTGTGcgatcttttgaaaaagattATGTTTACCTTGGTGAGGCTGCTCTAACGATGGTCCAAAATGTAAATTATGAGAT ACCATATCAGAAAAAGCAAGTGCAAAAGATTCAGCAACACCTGGCAGAACTGGAGCGCAAAGAAGCTGATATTAAAAGGAATGCGGCTCTATCAGCAGCCAAGTATGCAGAGGCTTGCCAAGAGCTTGGTTTGCAG GGAAAAAATGTGAGGTTAGAGCTTCTAGAGACTGCAAAATCACTTCCAAGCACATTTAGCAGGATTTTAGAAGTTTTAAATAGTGACTCTACATCACAGGCTATGGATTATTATTCCAATTTTGTCAGAGATGCTCATACAGAAATGGAT AAATCTATTAAGGTCTTGCCGAACTTGAGAGACATACGGGAACATCCACCATCTTTGAATGTGTCTGTGGGCGTTGATATTGTTGATCCTGTGAATGTTCAATCCAGCTATAATGAGTCTGACAATGCAAGGGACATGGACATTAGTGCAGATACAATTGATTGGGATATTTCTGTGGAGAGTTCTCAGATTGATTGGGATATTGGTACTGTAGAAGAAACTGATGATACCGGTAATGGTTTGGGCCCTTATGAAATAGTTAATGCCAGTGAGATCTTACAGAGTTCTTCGCCAAATGATGTTGTGGAGTCTGATCACTTCCCATCAAATAAAGGTGTGAGTGATCAACTACCAGAGATTTCTGTGTCAGAGATATCTTGGGATATTAGTGTTGAAACTCCTCAAGTTGATATGATTGATGATTTGAACTTGCCAAATATCGGCTCCGAGAATCAGAAATATGTTCTTGGTCGTCTTACTCAAACTACTGAAACCACTGAAACCAAGGAAGGCAGGAGCCAACTTTTAGAGACAGAGTATAGGAATAAGATTCTTGATGATCTGTATGAG ATCAAATCATTTTTAAATCAGCGGTTGATGGAGTTGAGGAATGAGGATACTCTGTCCTTGCAACATCAAGTGCAGGCAGTTGCTCCCTTTGTGTTGCAGCAGTATGCTCCTGATGCCATTGACACAATGTTACATGATATTTCTTTGGCCATTTCCTTGCTGACAAATAGGAAGACACGGGACTTGATAATGATTCTTAACTCGAAAAG ATTTCTAGATAGACTAGTTAGCACATTGGAGGAAAAGAAGCACCACGAAGTGAAGTTGAAAGATGGTTTGAAGGACTTGACTATCAAACGCATGGAGCTGCAGAATTCATTATCTTCATCCTGGCCAAAGCAG GAAGCAGCTCTTGCAAAAACCAGGGAGCTGAAGAAGCTATGCGAGAGTACTCTTTCATCTATGTTTGATGGAAGACCTGTAAATATCATTGGAGAGATTAATGCTCTTTTAACTAGTGGCCTTGGTGCGTGA
- the LOC132800091 gene encoding uncharacterized protein LOC132800091 produces MHWRLDATDEEKTMDYWRTIAVDIHEVRYTSPPIVAPIVGAKDVSAKDASKAEEHSSGPPDANFRLACLEAKFDELNKEMAALRKMLSSVIDQQKHQAEHHMHSHSPSSSVRPSSPVAPSVGEQAEEFDAPIDGSNGRKEDDDCTIPFEPIVPGGPYVEDS; encoded by the exons atgcactggaggttagatgctaccgatgaggagaagactatggattactggcgaacaatagcagttgacatacatgaagttcgctacacgtcacctccaattgtagcaccaatagttggcgctaaagatgttagcgctaaagatgcgtccaaagctgaggagcattctagtggccctccagatgctaatttcagg cttgcttgcttggaggcaaaatttgatgaattaaataaagagatggcagcgttaaggaagatgcttagttctgttattgaccaacaaaagcatcag gccgagcatcatatgcatagccattcaccgtcatcttcggttagaccatcatcccctgtggcaccgtctgttggagagcaagctgaagaatttgatgcacccatagacggttccaatggtaggaaggaggatgatgattgtactataccgtttgagcctatcgtacctggaggaccctatgtggaggattcctag